The following nucleotide sequence is from Gadus macrocephalus chromosome 18, ASM3116895v1.
ccccccccccctccccctatctACAGGCCTCAGCTCATACGATCTTGTGCGGGTTGGAGCACTGCGTCTTGCTGAGGGTataggtgatgaagaggagaaggacCCCCAGCAACAGGCCCGTGAGCACCATGATGGACACGTAGCCGGCGTGGGGCAGCGGGGGGGCATCGGGGGCCTCGGCCGGGATCATGTTGGTCAGGTTCAGCATGTAGCCCAGCGTCCAGCCCGCGTCGCTGCCTTTGATCTGAGGGGACACACGGCCGCCATGTTGGGAGTTCAGACCACAACaaggatagctaggataagatgcttctCTGTtactaagtactattttttaagtgcaaggacgtagggctgggcgattaattgaattttgatcgcgattttgaTTGTAGCGTCAAAACCATCCCAAAACTAGGATAATTAAATTTACGATTTAAGAAAGAatagctggatacatatctgtgcattattttagatttgaatattttctttttgaccatattgtgtatttttttaaggcaaaatttcaaagttctcagttacaaagtgttttttgggagggacatgctgaataaatacatcatgttttcaaactcaaaagtaatcgtttgaataatcgggatttcaatattgaccaaagaAATTGTGATTATGATTAAGGACGTACAACAGACAATGGTTCCTATTTTAACAAAATAGGgctctcacttgcgtttcagacgcaagtgagaagcgcgaaacgcaagtagctttgtgggcggttctatggcgatgttgctattataccagAGAATAAATGACTCAAGCTCCCGacacaaatctaaaaagggttgccctgaagtaacctaattacccgtaggtgtggtttgggcgtaacgtgcaataaaccaatgagagtgccatctcccatcccctttaagagccatgagcgcattttaatCTGATGAGttaatattttgacagcgcgtttgcagtctcccgATGAGACACATGCATGACCACGtgaattttaaacttcaaatggctcagtttatggccaaataatatggcctaattcacacatggaatagcgttttcttccacaacaatTCTgtgtcctcaaataaatttcgtcaaagaaaacttaacacacatatgcggtaactgtggttctatttaattatatatgcaatacattaacaaacgtcgtttcttaccagtattgtatgcattatcgttatcgacttgtgttgctaatatgcatgtgtccccccgttagtatacattgccatggactgtattatgcgttacgtgtttagtttgcgtgtgcttaaacagatggacgcacacacgcgcgccgcattcattaattattttacacatacacacacgcgcgccggcattcattctttttatcactcactcgcggtaaaacaatgttttttcaggatcaaatactcatcaatcctaaaagttatgggcttgtacacgatgtctgtgttaagaaaatatgtgtttgctgtacggtgttgatttaaaaatacaacttattaccgctttatcaactgttctttcccaaataatttaccaaaaatgtgtggctaggtagatgagagaagcaaagtgaaTGCGCGAgttgcacaagcaacattatgcatgcgcccttaaaatagcatctgaacaacgcgccactgactttaaagcaggtatttcctggtttgtggcagaattgttttctgaaactgcaaaatagcaccagggatcgtttgcgccagaacacaccTCCTCCTTTCGCTGACCGCCCCTTGgcgcgcaagatcattccctaatttagcgACGCGTAcctgtggagggaaaagaacgctccgcgccagttgcaaactagcaacgacacatgtgtcggtgtagaaagtcaattgcgctggatgcaagatagggcccaataaGTGCgaacattaagtgccaggacgtacaacaacaaagatagcaAGGATTAGATGCTACGCGACGCTAGGTACTAATGCTAAGTACAGAACAACAAGCCGAAATACGCCCGCGTTGGACGCAGCGGTAATCAAGGGCAGCAGGAGGCCCAGACGTTTGTTCTGGCCTTGGAGGAGGAAAAAGGTGTTTCTGTCACCCGgcacagggaggaggaaggaaggaggagggaggggaaagaaggacagaggggggagaaggagggaagagggaggaggaaggagaaccCCCTAACCTTCCTGATGATGGTGATTTCCTTGAAGGTGTCGGCGGTGAAGTTGTAGCCTTCGGTCAGCAGGGTGAGGATGTACGTGCCGCTAAAGCAGTACTCTGCCAAGTATTTCACCTTGGTGCTGGGATGCTGCCTCTGCATctgttcacacacatgcacgtgcacacacacacataaattaacacacacacacacacacacacaaattaacacagacacacacataaactaacacactcacacacacaaattaacacagccacacacatgcacacacacacacacacgcacacgcaaacatacacccaCAAGCATGCAATCGTGCTCACAGACTAGAAAACactcacccgcacacacacacacacacacacacacacacacacacctacacgcactGCTCGAACAACGATGAATACAGGAAGACCAGCATGGCTGCTGATCTCCTCTCTGAAGGTTCACCTACATCGGCCCAGGGCGTGGCGCAGTACTCTCTGAGTTTATCTTTGATGGTCTCCATGGGGGCCGAGGTGTCGGTCAGGTTCAGGAAGTCCAACACAAAGTAGTAGGCTGAGAAGGCCTGCTCAGAGATCCAGGCCAAAGCAAACGAGATGAGGGGGATGACACAGAGAAACATAGATCAACAGAAAAGCCTAACCACTAGGATTAACATAAATCAACTTTAAATCCAAACGCCGCTTATTAATGCGGAAGCCAACTGGTGTGCAAGGGTATTTCACTGCAGATcccagtttgtttgtttgccccTGACGATAGCGAAATCACACTCGTTGTTGTCCTCATAACCTTGACATGTCGTGGCTGTGTGTCCGTTCATCGTGACTAAGTGTGACCCGGTGACGGGTTCAAATTCCAGGACAGATTGAAAACAATAAATTGAATAGGGGAACTGCACACCACTCCCATTGAGATAATATCGTGTTGAATACAAGAGTTATAAATACAGAGAGATACAACCAGTAAAACGGGCGCTTAAAGGCCCAACACGAAAACGGATCAACATGTTGTCGATGCCATCCTATCCACTCTCACCAACCGTCTCACGGACATCAAAACCTGGATGgaccacaacttcctcaaactcaacggcaataaaactgaaattatcATCGTCAGGCCAAAAACCATCatccccacctcccagaacttctcactttgcatcgatggtcactctgtcgctccctccccccctggtcagaaacctcggcatcatcatggaccccacgctctccttcaagtcacacataaacagcgtcagaaaaacatccttcttccacctccgcaacattgcaCGCCTTCGACCCGCCCTTTCATCCTCTGCTGCCGAAACACTAATCCACGCCTTCATCACTTGCAGACTCGACTATTGCAATAGCATTCTGTATGGCCGCCCCTCCACTATTCTTCAAAAATTGCAATATGTACAAAACTCTGCTGCCCGACTGCTTACTTGACACCCCCTCAAAAGAACACATGACTCCCATCCTCCGTCAACTTCATTGGCGTCAATAAATCACGCATTAATTCCAAGATTCTCCTCACCACCGACAAAGCGCTAAACAACTTTGCCCCCTCGTACATAACAGGTCTCCTCCATCGCCACCCCCCCCACTCGCCGCCTACGCTCCGCTGATGCCAACCttcgccatcgccgcccctaccctctggaactccctccctctggccttCCGAAAGTCTGATACACTCTGttctcttcaggaccacctacaacatttgacaaatcatcctccgccatcttccactctctcccgctctcttaatgcgttgcctattgttgtggtgttgtttattttttttccctgttgtttgattgtctgtactgtctgtatgttttCCTTTCTTAGTTGTAAAACATCTTTGAGTATTtataaaagcgctataaaaaacagatcaattattattattattattattgttattgagGGGGATTCATAGGAACAAAATGGCGCTCACTCACCCCAAAAGACCCCTGCAACTCGGGCTGGAAGACCCCGTTGAAGGAGCAGCGGCTGAAATTGCACTTGGAGAAGTCAAAGATCTTTTTGACGGCCGTCCGGCACGAGTCGAAGTCTCCCGTCCCCTTGAGGGTGAAATTCCTCGGAGACGCTTGGGGTTTGCTGCGGGCGACGCAGGGGGAGGCGTAGAGCTCCGAGTAGTCCCTCGTCCTGATGTAGCCCGGATGGAAACACGGGTCGGACAGACTCGTTGGTCCcgactgagagagaaagagagagagagggggagagagagagagaaagagagagagagagagagagagagagagagagagagagagagagagagagagagaaagagaaagagaaagagagagagagagagagagagagagagggagggagagagagacacacacacaggcagaggcagaggcagagagagagagagacagagacagagacaaacacacacacacacacacacacacacacacacacacacacacacacacacacacacacacacacacacacacacacacacacacacacacaccccacaaatAAGAAAGCAAAGGAGAAAGGGTCATTTGATTGAAGTTAAGTGGGATGCAGCCGGTGGCTGTGAACAGCTCTCTACATCAGCGTGAGGGTCGGCCCCTGCGGGCCTCGTATTGAATGACCTTCAGCTTAATCTGAGCTTCTTACATCCTGCTGTCCATTTAGGTCTGAGGTTGAATGGGAAGAGGACTGCATTTAAAAGCGTTCAACTCACCTGCGGCCACTCAGAGCAGTGCACAATGTGTGCCTaacgttcacccattcattcagccactcattcacccattcatactcccattcatacacccactcattcacccattcatacacccaCTCATTCACCTATTCATACACCCactcattcacccattcatagaGCAACGGCGGGGTCAGCCGTGCAAGGCcgcagccagctcgtctggagcagtcagTGTGAGgcttcttgctcagggacacctcggcactccgctaggaggagccggggatcgaaccaacagCCTTCCTGTtgcaacctgctctacctccagTACCACtgagtacaccccccccccaccccctcccccccccccctcaggatCCACAACTTAAAGAGAGAACAGAGCAGAACAGACATGTGTTGGAGCTAGATAACATTGTGATCCCAGAGCCAATCAGTTAACAGATTTCGCTCACTAATAGCTAACGGGTGGCTACAGCGCTTCTAACTACTACAGCCTctagcgccccctgcaggctgggggggggggggggggggggagaggggttccACTGAGTCGCTCACCGCGGTCTTGAGCGCCAGCATCTTCCGCAGCGCCTGGTCCTTGCCGTAGCAcaggtagctgtgtgtgtacaggttgTAGTCGTTGCCGTAGAGACGGAAGGTCATCAGGTTGTCGGCCGACTCGGTTCCGTCGAAGCGGGCGGAGACGAAGCTGATCTGCGTGGAGGCCCCGCCCAGATCCAGGGCACCGGTGGTCTCCTggccctggggggccgggggcaggtgagcagggagacacacacacacacacgcaactacactgcacacacacacacatacaggcacacccgaacgcacacacacctgcaggcacacgcacacacagacacctgcacgcaaacacacacctgcacgcccacacacagacacacacacacaaacacacttacgcacacatCCTAAGGGTAGTTATTGTGGATTTTAATGGATACACACTAAGGGGGTGTTTGAGGACcttaatggacacacacacacacacacacacacactaagggtAGGTTTGAGGACATTAATGGAAAGACACTCAGGTTGTGGTTGAGGACCttaagggacacacacactgagggtgTTTGAGGACCttaagggacacacacactaagggtGTTTGAGGACCttaagggacacacacacacacacacacacacacacacacacactaagtgtCTTTCCATTAATGGAAAGAGACTCAGGTTGTGGTTGAGGACCttaagggacacacacactaagggtGTTTGAGGACCttaagggacacacacactaagggtGCTTGAGGACCTTAAGGGACACACAGACTAAGGGTGTTTGAGGGCcttaaaggacacacacacacacacacacacacacacacacacacacacacacacacacacacactcacacacacactcacactaaggGCGTGTTTGAGGACCTTAAGGGACACACAGACTAAGGGTGTTTGAGGGCCTTaaaggacacacatacacacacacacacacacacacacactaagggcGTGTTTGAGGACCttaatggaaacacacacacacacatacacacacacacacacactcggggtGAGTTTGAGGTCCTCAAAGGACCCCCACTCAGGCTGTGTTCCGGACCTGTGTGAGGCGGTCGTCCAGGTAGTTGACGGTCACCCAGCCGAAGGCGCCCTCTTCCTGCCCGCTGAGGATGCGCGCCCCCCGGAAGGAGAACGGGGAGCTGTGGAGGGCCGCCTCCACCGCCTGGAACACAGCGTCAGAGGCCGACGCGTTCTCAATGCTGcggagaaccacacacacaggcacacacacacaggcacacacacacacacacacagagagagagacacgcacacacacacacacacacacacacacacacacacacacacacacacacacacacacacacacacacacacacacacacacacacacacacacacacacacacacacacacagacagagagagagagagagagagagagagagagagagagagagacacgcacacacacagaaaaacatgcatacaaacacacacgcccacaaatatgctcccaaacacacacacacacacacacacatgcatacacaaacatgcacacagaaaaacatgcatgcacacaaaaggGCACAAGTAtactcacagatacacacgcaagcccacataaacacgcacacacagaaacccacacaagcgcacacacacagaaacacacgcacacacacacacacacacacacacacacacacacataaccattaGCCAGATAGATTTATAGTCACATCCTGATCAATACAGGAATGGTCAGGATAATGAATGCCTattcagacacaaacacataaataacCTCCTTGTTCTCTTTTAACGGACCGGGCTGAGATTTGATTGCCTGTGAGCTAGCCTGGTGTTTCATCCCAGGggcaaacagaaacacaagcaGGGCCAAACACAAAGATAAGCAGGGGCAGCATCCCACAGAACCAGTCAACAGTCAACGTACTGTCACCCAGTCCAACTATGGACCAATCATCTGGAAGCCCAGAACATAAACCGCTGTCTGTgcgtctatgtgtctgtgtgttggcagTCAGTGTGCTTTGTGCAGTTCTATGGTGGTCAGTTTGGTTTCCTTCAGTGTGGTTTCAGTCCGACCGCCGACTGATGTTGCACTaatgtttctctctctaactcGTCCAGCTCACCAGCTGCTCTGCATCTTACTGCACTCGACGCAGAGTTTACTAGAGGAGAGCAGAACTTTGCCCTTTCATCAAACCTGACTATCTGCCCCAGATGCAATTGCTCAGTGTCAGGTCAAAGGGCCCTGGCTCGGTCGGCCAAGACCGCAGCGCGCTTTGAAACAGGAAACAGGGCTAATTTATGCATTTCTGATGAGGTCTTGAACAGAACCAGCCACAAATATCCCCTCGGGAAGTGGAAGATTCCGAAGCATCTAAAAATCGACATCTCTATGACCAGCATCCTGCCTCTCACTCAGTGTGATGCTCGACTTCCTGTCTACAGGAGCCTGTGGGGTTTTGACTTTATGAGGTCAGTCCATTAATGGCACCGATTGCACTCCAGTCCGAGCCGCAGGGGACTGTCCCCGTCTCAGAGAGGCCGGGGAAACATTGTGTCTCTTCTCTCTGGCCTCGGTACCTTTCTCCAGAAATGTAAAACTGCTGGGAGAGTTTATCTCCTGGGGAAGGGAGTTCCAGTTGACGTAAGAGGGGTGGCACGCTCCGCCTCGTTAAAACAATGGAGGAGCACGAGGAGAATGAAGCAATCAAAACCCTGTTGTCGGAAATGGACTGAATGACGACGTTAAAAGGTTTACAAGTTTACTCGGTTACCAATTTGAACTTGTTTGCCTCCAACCGGAATCAGCAcggctctgattggcttagcgtgtgtgtgcgtcggcgtgtgtgcgtgcgtgtgtgcgtctcagtgtgtatttgtgtgtgcgttggtgtgtgtctgtgtgtggctgcatgtttttgtgtatatgtgtgtatatgtgtgtgcgtctgcatctgtgtgtctgtgtgtgtgtgcgcgtgcgtgtgtgcgtgtgcgtgcgtctacgtgggtgtgtgcacgtgcgtatgcgtgtgcgtctgcgtgcgtgagtgtgtgtgtgtgcgcgtgcgtgtgcgtctacgtgggtgtgtgtgcgcgagtgcgtCTCCCTACTTGAGCAGCCTCATCCCGGCCGTGGCCCCGAGGTACAGAGGGGTCTCCCCGTGCCGGCTGCTTGGGACGGCCTGCCTGGCCTTCAGCATGCACTCTCCCAAGGACTCCCCTGCCCCCCGCGGGTTGGAGGCGTAGCTGGAGATACCCGGACCTGCAGCCGCCGGGAGACAGCACAGAAAGGCATGCTGGGAGACGGTGGGTAGACACAGGCACcgggcagggggggagaggggtctaGGAGAGAGGGGACTGGGGGAGAGTGGTCTAAGGGGGAGAGCGTTGGGGAGAGAGGTCTGGGGGAAGGAGGTTTAGGGGGGGAAAAGAggtctgggggagggaggtcTAGAGGGGAGGCCTGGGGGGGAgatctggggggtgggggtgggggggagttcAGGGGGGAGAGGTCTGGTACACATCGTGGATCAAAGCTGCCGTGACGTAATGAACACTTGCCCTCCCTCTTCCCGCATAGACCCCGGGGATCTGATGATAAGCAGATGTTTGCCTGTTTTAAATGCTCCGGAATACCCCAGAAATATTCAGCTTTGTTTCGTTATCGGTCAAAGTCCTGCACACAATACAGTTGACGGTAACCCCGGGGATGATGTTGATATTTACGTGATCCGCCTTGGAAGTCGTGTAAACAGATGAACTCTGATTAAGGAGCTGCTCTGAGCTACTTCTGGGTTTATTTGAGCTGGATTCAGCCTCTGGGATAAGAGGTTGTTTGAAATGGAGGATAGGGAATTTGGTGCGACCCATAAATAAATACCCACTTCCGTAAGAGGTGGATCTCCCAGGTTCACAAAGTAAAAGCCACCCGCTAAGAGTTGGATCCCAcagtttcaaagtaaaagcctccccacgcacacaccaacacacaggcgTCACCCTGCTCTGCACTTGTTCAGTCACTTGAACCGGCTGGCGGGGAAATGGGTTCTCTTAGCTGGGAGCAAAAGGCAAACGCAGACTTTGTTTTGAAATGCTGTCCCACCTTTGAAACTGTTGAAGCTCACTTCTATCTTTAAAGGtcacaagataaaaaaaaaatagggggcGTGGGGTCAGGGTTTATGCTGATGAAAGGGTCGGTAAAAGTGTGGTTTAACAGTGAACTGGGAGTCCTCTTTCCTCATTTAgaatctcactctccctctccctccctctctccctgtctctctccctctccctccccctctctctctcatataaaacatttttattcAACTCTTTGATCCCGGCTGAATTCCTTTGGGTTTCTGCCTGCTTCACGTCTTCCCTTTGGATGAGTTTCAGTTGTAGTTAATCTCCGAGCCCCAGAATCATACGTGGACGGTTATCTttcgtttgtgtgtttaataaaCACGGCCGTTGAAAAATCCAATGCAAAATTTGAAAGACGTTGCAAGAAAGACTGAAGCAAATGAGCCAAATaatttcctgaaaaaaacacagtgttcctGGAGATTTGATCGGAGTGGGGATCAGTGATCAGAGAGCGGTGATCGGTGATCACTGACCAGAGTGCGGTGAACGGTGGTCGTTGATCAGTATGTGGTGATTGTGGACGAGTGATCGGTGCACCTTGATCGGTGACGGGTGTGCCGATTGGGGATCAGTGATCGATGATCAGCGATCGCTTCACCCTGATTGTTGAGCACTATGTGGTGATTGGTGCGCCGTGATCGTTGATCGGTGCAGCGTGATTATCGGTGTGCGTTGATCGGTGATCAGTGTTCTGTGATCAATGATGGGTGCACAGTGAAAGGTGAAAGGTGAGCGCTGCGTACCGTCAACCCTGCAGGAGTCGGTCTGCGTGACGCGGCCGGTGTTGTTGTCCTTCTCCGCCGGCCATTGGTAGATGTAGAGCGCCGTGTGGGAGGAGCCTGCGTCCATCACTATGCCATACTGGGGGAGAAGAGCTGCACTTtagttctgtgtgtttgaggggggggaagtgtgtgtgtgtgtgtgtgtgtgtgtgtgtgtgtgtgtgtgtgtgtgtgtgtgtgtgtgtgtgtgtgtgtgtgtgtgtgtgtgtgtgtgtgtgtgtgtgtgtgtggctatgggtgtgtgtgtgagggagtttgtgtgtgtgcgtttgggtatgggtgggtgtgtgtgtgagggagtgtgtgtgggtgtgatgcTGACACTGGAATATCTAGCTTGGAACAGCGCAGGATTAAAGCCCAGAGGAGTTGCAGGTGTGAACCAAAGGAAGATCTGTTGTTTTTTCCGCctcattctcactctctctgctcacTCTTCCAGGGCTACGGTTCACACCCTCCCAGTGAGTCTGCTCAAGGCCTTTAGCCCTAGATGGGTGTGGTGGCCGGCCTCTCGTCTAACAGAAACCCCTCTCTTCTCAGTGTGTTCAAACCGAAAGTCGGAGCTCGCTTTATCGTCCGTCACCGtggatcctgtgtgtgtgtgtgtgtgtgtgtgtgtgtgtgtgtgacggcccTGTTACCAtaattggagtgtgtgtgtcgactCTATGAGACGATCAGCCTCCCACTCGGACACTCAAACGCCTCACTCTGCATGGCGTCGCGGCGCCACACAGAGTGTTTACCGACGCCGTGACGTTTCTGTGTGCTCCGCTCAAACAACAAGCGTGGCCATCCAGCCCCAACCCCCCGACCCCCTGCCGTGCACGGCCGACCCAGCCCACTGTACCTTGTACttctgggggaggggcttgttTTGCAACACTCCCACGGTCACCAGGGCAACGAGCGCGATGACGGCGATCCCGGCGACGAAGATGGTCACAGTTCTGTAGGCCCGGACTCGCCTCTTTCATCTCTGGAGGGACAGGGGGGCCAGACAGGAAGGAGTGGGTgagatgaagggagggagggagggagggagggagagtgggggggagatatagtggggggaggggggaggaaagggggagagggggttagCCAGTTTTTAAACAGCCAGATGTTGATGACATGAGACCGCTGCTCTTTCTCCGTCATGGTTGCCGCTGATTGAACCCAAAGCGTCTCCTCCTTGACGACCGCGAGTCTGACAACACACAGAGCACGACCACAGCAACACGACAACACCTGCGCCGCAGCTGG
It contains:
- the LOC132446739 gene encoding LOW QUALITY PROTEIN: ectonucleoside triphosphate diphosphohydrolase 1-like (The sequence of the model RefSeq protein was modified relative to this genomic sequence to represent the inferred CDS: deleted 1 base in 1 codon); translated protein: MSEQREMKEASPGYRTVTIFVAGIAVIALVALVTVGVLQNKPLPQKYKYGIVMDAGSSHTALYIYQWPAEKDNNTGRVTQTDSCRVDGPGISSYASNPRGAGESLGECMLKARQAVPSSRHGETPLYLGATAGMRLLNIENASASDAVFQAVEAALHSSPFSFRGARILSGQEEGAFGWVTVNYLDDRLTQGQETTGALDLGGASTQISFVSARFDGTESADNLMTFRLYGNDYNLYTHSYLCYGKDQALRKMLALKTASGPTSLSDPCFHPGYIRTRDYSELYASPCVARSKPQASPRNFTLKGTGDFDSCRTAVKKIFDFSKCNFSRCSFNGVFQPELQGSFGAFSAYYFVLDFLNLTDTSAPMETIKDKLREYCATPWADMQRQHPSTKVKYLAEYCFSGTYILTLLTEGYNFTADTFKEITIIRKIKGSDAGWTLGYMLNLTNMIPAEAPDAPPLPHAGYVSIMVLTGLLLGVLLLFITYTLSKTQCSNPHKIV